The sequence below is a genomic window from Ignavibacteriales bacterium.
GACATCTCATGAGTATTTAAATCGTATTTAATAAATCTTCCGGTTGTGATCAAAGTTACATATACATAACCGTTCTTTATCTGAATATTGTGAGGCTGATCATTTACACTTTTCAAAAAATCGACATCAATAATTCCTGAAACTGCTTTATGGTCAGGATCAACTATGTACACCTCATCACTGCCCTGTGCACATAAATAAATTTTCTTATCACTGTGAGTGTATGGAATTTCTCCTGAGTTACTTTTCGCGCCTCTGTTAATCCAATCTTTAATAACATCTATTTGTGATTGAGGTATTTTAGATTTTCCATAAGGCATAGAAAGAGAATGATCTTGAACATCTCCAATTATAAGTCGGTATAACAAACTCTTATCAGCATTGAAAGGAATTACCGGTCCACCACCATAAGGGGTTTCGCCATGATAAGTTTTTGAAAATTTATGGTGATGAGAGCTGTCGCTTGTAGGTCTTCCGAAAGAACCATGAACCAATCCATTCCAGTTTTCAAGTGATAGAGCATGTTGCGGTTCACTACCTCCGTGACATTCTGATTCGGTACAGTTAACTGCAAATATTTCAGCTACTGCATAAGATTCAAAACCGTTATTCGATTCATTAACAGGGTGTGAGGGTTGGACCGAATCTTGAGTACAAGAGGTTAAAAATACTCCGGTCAATAAGACAATTACAGCATTAGTAAATCTCATTTGTATAAGTCCTATTTGAGTAAATTCATTTTAATCGATTTAAGATCTGAACCGGATTTTAAATTTGCGATGTAAAGTCCGCTTGGAAGATCAACAGCATCAAAATTAAATTCATAACTGCCGGCAGATAATTGCTCATTGACAATTTCTTTTACCTTTTCGCCAAGTACGTTGTAAATAGATAGATTTGTAAAGTCATCGTTAAGCAGTGTAAACGCGATCTTTGTCGAAGGATTGAACGGGTTCGGGTAATTCTGCTTTAGTGAAAAATTATTGACTGAATAAAAAACTACTTCAATACTTTGTGAAAAATGTTTTGTCCCATCGTAATCAATTTGAGTTAGTCTGTAAAATGATTTTGCTTCAATCGGCGATCTATCTGAAAAAGTATAAGTATTTTTTTCTGAACTTGTTCCGGCTCCTTCAACAAAACCTATTTTAACCCAATTAACATTGTCATTACTTCGTTCAATGTTGAATCCCTGATTATTTAATTCAGAAGCTGTTGCCCATGTTAGATTTATCTCGTTAAGTGCAACAGATGCTGAAAAAGATTCAAGTTCAACCGGAGTAGTACCATCCAATAAAAAGTCAAAGACCCACAAACCGGTCTGCATATCAGATATTAAAATATTTCCCGATGGCAGATATGGATAACAACCCCACGCACCGGCATAAACTCCATTCGAACCCGGATACGTATCATAATTTCCTGCCAACTGCGGAGATAAAGGATTTGAAATATCAAGAACTACATATCCATGTTTGTAATAAGAAATATGTGCAAAGTTTCCTTTGACAAATAGATTATGAACAGGGTCATCAATCTGCGGAGTTGGATTTGTCATCTGCCACTGATTTACAACAAGATCCCATGAAGTTCTGTCGGAAACATCCCAGACAGTCACATCCCTTGTATCAAACTCCTCACAGCCGATAAAATAATTTTTATCTTCGGTCATCCAGCCGCTATGTGAATAAATTCCCGGAAGCATCGAACTTTGTGATATCATTACAGGATTACTTTTATTACTTACATTAATGAAAGCATATCTTTGCGAACTTCCTGCACAAACTACAACTGTATCCTCCCAGGCATAAACATCATGAACATAACCACTTCCGCCGTAATACCCGACCTGAACAGGTGCGGTGGGATTGGATAGATCAATAATATGCATACCACCTGAATTGGTACCGATTACATAAGCATAGCCATCGTCAATAAAAATGTTGTGCGCACTTGTGAAAGTTGTGCTGAAAGTATGAACGAGTGTTGCTGTTACGGGTAACTGTGAAAGGTCTATTACCTGCATTCCGGTTCCTGAACTGGTTCCTTCGGTTACAACGTAAGCATAGTGCGAGTGAGTTTTTATATCACGCCAGAGTGAATTAGGTCCGGGAATAAATGCAACTTCAACCGGGTTTTGAGGATTTACCAGACTGATTATTGATGTACCGCTTTGTACACCCAATAATGCGTATTCATTTCCTGAAGGATCAACATAACCCCAGATGTCATTGTAACCTACTGATGGATACTGGTTACGCTGACCAACTAAATCCACATTCATTTGTGCGAAATTAATTGTTGTTGAAACGCAAATAATGAACAGAATAAACCTATACATAATACCTCACTATAAATTTAAATTATTTTATTTGAGTCTTTTTAACGGTCTGTAGAAAGGAACAAGATTCATTAAGCACAATATATAAACCTGGTAACAAGTTGTCACCAGAAAAATCTATCCTCAGAACTATGAACAATATTCTCATGCTTGAACCAACATAAATTAAATGATATGTAGTGATGTTCCTAATAAATTTTTATTAACATAGGATACTATTTGAGCAGCAGCAATTTATGTGATCGTATTTTTCCACTATTGCTGACAACCACTATATATCCACCTGATGCCAGTTCCTTACCTAACCAATCCCTGCCTGACCATTTATAGCTTTGCTTTCCTTTGCTTAAGTAAGATTGATTCAAAGTTAAAATTTTTTCGCCTAACAGATTGTATACATTGATAATAGTGTATCCAGCTTTCGGAATAATGACATCTATATTGGTTTGATCATTAAACGGATTTGGGAATGAAGAAATTGTTATTTCAAAATCAACAGGATTTTGCGGGTCGTCATTTATATCTGATACTAATGAATTTCTGTAAAAATATAAACCACCTTTTACATTTCCAACAAATAAATCGGGGTCAGTGTCATTGTCGATGTCACATAAAACAGGTGCTGTCTCTGAGCCAAAGTTCTGAACAATAAATTCGTTTGTGACCAATGACCAGTTTGGTGCCGAATTGCTGCCATCATTTCTGTAATGAATAATCTGACCGGATCGATCGCCTGTAAATAAATCAAAATCATTATCGTTATCATAATCTGCAATAAAAGGTGTGCTATTGTCGCCTACATCTATCCCACCAAAAAAATCACTAACGAGTTCAAATGAATAGTTTGATTGACTTCCGACATTCCGATAATAATTTATTTGTCCGTTAAACCTGCCAAGAACAAGGTCAAGGTCTCCGTCAAGATCAAAATCGATCAATACTGGTCGGGCATAAACGCCTGCATCTATGTTTATACCGGAGTTATTCTGGATTAACGATTCAAACACAAACTGAGCTGATGCTGCTGAACCTGTATTTCTGAAAAGCGATAAGGTGCCATCAAAATTTCCGACAACCAGATCAGCGTCACCGTCATCATCTATGTCCCCAAAAGTTGGCGCTAATGATAGTTCACCTGTTATACCGAAGTATGCTGAATCAACCAGCAAATACTCAGGCGCAGATACGGAACCGTTATTAACAAAATAATAGATTGAACCATCAGGGTTATTTGCTGTTCCAATAAACAGGTCTTTATCTCCGTCATCATCAATATCATAAAAAACAGGAACACTCTGGTTCCCGGTGTCGAGTGTTTTTAAAAAGTTATTTGTCAAACGTATGAACAGAGGATTTGTAACAGTCCCGGCATTCTCATAAAAAATTAATGACTGGGGGACTGTAGGATCATAAAGTACTGATACGAACATATCAAGATCATCGTCTGCGTCAATATCTACAAATCTTGGCATGTTAAAACCACTTGTAAAAACACTATCTGCATTTGGTGGATATCTATAAAGTTCTACCTGAAGATTCGGAGTTTCCGGTGTACCTGTATTATGCAGGAAATAAACACTCGGACTGAAGAAATCGCCCCAGAATAAATCGAGATCACCATCATCGTCTATGTCAGCAAAATCTAATGAGCTTGCACCGTGTAAATTATCATTTCCGTCAGTTGAAATAATTAAGATGTTCTGCCAAAAGTCAGTGATGAACTCAAATATGAAATTTGTCGGAGAACCAACATTTTCATAATAAGTAAGCTTACCAGCAGAAGTGCCTGTTATAAAATCATAGTCATTGTCGTTATCAACATCGGCAAACAAAGGGTTGCAGCCGAATTCACTAAACATAAATTCATCATCATTATCTTTTAGAGTATCGATTTCAAGTTCATAAAAAGGAGAAGATACATTCCCTGTGTTCCTGTAAAAGTCAATATAGTTGGTCGCTCCACCCGTAAACAGATCGGCATCACCGTCATTGTCTATGTCAACTAAATAAAACCATCCATTAAAATGCGCACCTGGTATTATGTCAGTCGTAAACTCAAAGAGCGGATTAAATTTACTACCATTATTTTTATACCAGCCTGAAGTTCCGTCGCTATCCATAAAAATTATGTCATAGTCATCATCATTATCAATATCAATAAAGAAAAATTCAGGATTATTAATTCCGCCTGAGAATGTATTAGATATTATTCCGTTTGAATCTGAAAATGGGATTGATGTAATCTCCCTGTTAAACGGCTGCGGGAAAATCTGTAAGAAGGGAAAAACCACAAACAGAATAAAAAATTTTATTTTGTACTTTTTATCTGGTACAGACAAGCGTCACCAATGATTTTAAATGGTTCAATATTAAAATGTAAAAAATCTTCTTCTTGAGTCTGGATAGAACGTTCTATTATAAGCAGTCCCTCATCAGTAAGGTAGTTATTATTTAATATTGCTTCAACAACTTTATAAATATCATCTTTGAAAAACGGGGGATCAGCAAGAATCAAATCATATTTCACTGTAACCAGTTTATTTACAAAACTTAAAACTTCCATGTTATAAACAGAACATCTGTCTTTAATCGAAAGCGACGAAATGTTTTCTTCAAGATTTGAATAGATGAACCTGTCTCTTTCAACAAAATGCACTTCACTTGCGCCTCGGCTGATACATTCAATACCAAGTGAACCTGAACCGGCATATAAATCAAGCGCCCTGATATTCGTAAAATCAAGCCTGTTAGAAAGTAGGTTGAATAGAGTCTCACGTACCCTGTCGGTTGTCGGTCTGATTTTATCAGATTGCGGGACTTTTATAAATCTCCCCTTGAATTCACCGGAGATAATTCGCATTCGCATAGGTAAAGAATTTAAGTATTGTGATCAGGCTGTTCTGTAAGCTATTCCAGCCGCAGAAGCAAAAGAGTTATATCTCTCACGCTGATAAATTAACCCCGGGGAATTATTTTCAATGTGAAAGTTTGTAAACGGGTTTATCTTGTTAAGAATTAATTTTGTTGATTCCGAAAGAGAGTTAACAAACCCATCTGTTATATCATCACCAAAGATGTACACAGAACTGATGTCCGATGGTTTTAGTCTAAGCAGATTATTATTACTGATTTCTTCATTTATCAGTCTTGCTGCATCACTTATAGATTCAAAAGGTAAATAACGGAAAGCGATGATATTGCCTTTGTGCGTAAACAACATTGACAGGTTAGAGTTTGATATATATATACTCAAAACAAGTTCGTTGTTCTCATCTTTCGTGATTGAAGATAACGTTCGCTCGCTTGCGAAATGTATGTTATCTACATACTTCAGATTTAATTTATTGAGTGAACAAAATGAATTTATAATCCCGATATATTTTCTATCTATTGCTGCAACGAGCGCTGTGTTCAGATCACAAAATGTATTTGATGGTATTTCAATAAAATTAACCGACAGTTCATCAATGTTTAAAAAGGGATAAGCGACTGAAAGCTGCCACTTTAAATCATCAGACAATTCTGAATGAAGCAATGAATTATCCACCGGCACTTGTAAAAGATAAAATAAATCAAGCGGCAGGCTGAAAGAAACTGTTTTGCTTTTTAAGGGTTTTCTGATCAGGATTTCGTTGAAAGCGCCCTGTAGTAGGGCGCTCAACTTTGTAGTTTTTTCTTTTGAAAAGTTTAATGGTTCAGAATAGTACGCTTCATCAAAATTTGAAACGTAGTAACGGTTATCAGAAAAACTTAATTCAACAAGTTGAAGTCTGACTGAAGAAACTGATATACCGATACGGTTTTCAAATCCATTCATCCTGTTATTCTAATCCCAGGAAGCAGTATTTTTTAAAGCTGGATTTTTTGTATCCCCAACTGTTCCATAACCATCAGGATCTTCAATATAATATGTTGAACCAATTACGATTGAGGAATCAACCCTTAATAATTTTCCGCGCTGGTTTACTACCGTATCAACATTAGTGGTTGTATCTAACTGAACGATATACATTCTTCCTGATTTTGGAGTATGGGTTATACTGTCGATATTAAAATCAACCTTACCGAAATTTAAATTGATTAATGTTTTGAACGGATCGGATGACCTTACAAAAAATGAATCCGCACCAACACGCACTGTATCAACAGCTTTTCTAACACTATCAACCATCGGGTCGTATTTAACAAAAGCAACAAGGCTGTCAAGTTTATCTGTAAATGTGCCGTATTTTTTCTGCCACAGGATCTGTGCTTCAATAAGATTTTTCATTCTTAATCTTGATTCAGTCCTGTTATATTTTTCTGATTGTACGATTTCTTTTGGATCAAGGATTGCAATTTTAACTAATAAAAAAATCAGTATAACTATTACTGCATACAAACCCGCATGAATATACCACGGTTCGGACTTAGTAGTCATCTTTCCTCCGGAACTATGAAAAGTGTTTTAGTGATCAATGAAAATGAACTTTTTAATTTTATTAAACTTAGAATTACCGATTCCTTTTACATCAAGGAGTTCATTTATGTTCCTGAACTTTCCTCGTTTTTCCCTTAATTCAATGATATTAGCAGCTGTTTTTTCACCAATGCCGGGAAGTGTTTTTAACTCTTCAATACCAGCTTTATTAATATCTATACTTCTCTCTGCGGGAAGTAATTTTGGCTCAGTTTTTTCAAAATTTCTTGTGTTAAAATCCAAAACTTCTTGCTTATAGTCAACATCATTATTAGCAATTTCTTGTCCTGTTTGTGATGTATCTACATTTGTGTAATGTTTAAATAAACTGTCCTGAAGACTGTAATCAAACTTCCTGTCCGATTTAACATCCTTTGCATTAATCACATACTTGATAAAAACTCCGGTTGTTAAAACAACAATGATAAACACAATTACCCGAAGTTCAGTTAAAGTTACATTCAGCTTTACAGAAAGCTTTTTTAACATAGTTAGTTATTATTGTGACTGACAGGGAAGTATTAGCTGAAGCAGTCTGATGAGACTGCTTCACATTTTTAAATTATCCTAAAACCCGAACCGTTTGAAGAAACTTTTATCATCCCCCTCGGAAGCAAGTTTGAAGTTGGGTGATGATGCAAGTTGTTTGAGTAATTCTTTTTCTTTTGAATTAATTTTTTTCGGTACACTTATATTAATTCTAACTATTTCATCACCCATACCTGACTGGTTTAGATGTTTAATCCCTTTATCCCTCATCTTAAGCAATTTACCAGGTTGCGTTCCTGAATCGATCTTCAGCCGGGCTTTACCGGTGAGTGTTGGGACATCGACTTCGGCACCTAAAACAGCATCAGGATAGGTAATGAACAAATCATAAATAATATCATCACCTTCACGGACGAAATATTCATGCGGGATTTCCTGGAACACTACAATGATATCCCCCGGATTGCCTCCGCGTTTTCCAACATTGCCTTCGCCGCGCATCGTCATATAACTGCCTTCGTGTACACCACCGGGAACATCTATCTTAATTGTTACTTCATCTTGTATTCGTCCGTCACCCATACATTTTTTGCAAGGTGTATCAACCACTGTTCCTTCACCACCGCAGTTATTGCAAGTAGTGATGTTAACAAACTGACCAAAGACTGATCTTGAAACCTGTTTAACTTCACCTGATCCCTGGCAGGTCGGACATGTTTTTGTTGAAGTTCCAGCTTCTGCACCGCTGCCGCGACACTGTTCGCAGCGGATCATTTTTTTGATCTTTATTTTCTTTGATACACCTGAAGCAATTTCTTCCATGGTTAGTTTAAGTGTAACTCTTAAATCTGAACCGGGAGTGCCTGTGCTTCTTCTTCTGCCTCTTGATCTGCTTTGACCACCGGTAAAGAAGTCATCAAATATTGATGAACCGCCGAATATATCAGAGAAGTGAGAGAAAATATCGTTGACATTAGAAAATCCCTGTGATCCGAATCCACCTTTAACACCATCGTGTCCGAATCTGTCATAGTTTGCTTTCTTCTCATCATCGTTCAATACTTCGTAAGCTTCAGCAGCTTCTTTAAATTTTTCTTCGGCTGTTTTGTCATCGGGATTCCTGTCCGGATGATACTGCATAGCAAGCTTGCGATATGCTTTTTTTAATTCCTCCTTGGAAGCATTCTTGTCAACACCTAACACTTCGTAGTAATCTCTTTTAGCCATGTTGCTTATTCACCTTCAGTCTTATTTTCTGTGTTGCCGGGAGTTTCCGCTGCTTCTGTTTCATTAACATCTTCGCTGACAATTACCTTACTATGCCTGATAACCTTATCCTTATACATATATCCTTTTTCTATTTCATCCAGTACTGTGTGAGGTTCAGCACCTTCTTCTCGTCTTTGAAGTATGGCTTCATGAAGATGTACGTCAAATGGTTTACCAACAGCATCAATTTTTTGAACACCCTGCTCATTGAGAATTTTTATTAGTTTATCATAAACTAATTTAATTCCTGCCTTAAGAGGTTCAATTTCTTTTGTGGTATCGAAATGCTGAATAGATCTTTCAAAATCATCGACAACTGTAAGCATGTTTGTTATAAAAGATTCACCGTCATACTTAATTAAATTGAGCTGATTCGTTTCCGTTCGTCGTTTAAAATTTTCAAACTCAGCGGCTTTTCTTAAAAGCCGGTCTTTATAATCATTTATTTCAGCTTCAAGTTTTTTTACTACTTCATTAGCTATTGAATTATTTTCTTCTCCGGCACTATCTGTTTCTATTTTTTTTTGAGTGTCATTCATTGCTGTATTTTCATCGTTAATCTGTTCATTTTTATTATTGTCATTCTTCATTAATTATTGTCTCCTTTATTTTGAATTTGTGTTAGTCAATAATTCTGATAACATTTTTGCAACGTAGTCGACTATTGCAACAACTTTTGGGTACTCCATTCTTTTGGGACCTATAATGCCTAATGTTCCGGATGTACCTCCAAGCGAGTACTCTTTACTGACGAAGCTGTACTCGTTTAATTTTCTATCCTCGTTTTCACTACCGATTGATATGAATACCTGATCCTGAATCATCTCACCGGATTTTTCTAATATGTGGATGATGATATCTTTGTCTTCAATAAGTTCTATTATGCTTTGAAACTTTCCGGGATCTTCAAACTCCGGCTGCTTAATTACATTTTTTGCACCTGTTAATACAAGCCTGTCGTTCTGTTTAAAATCACGGAAAATTTTATCAACAGAATCAACGAACAATCTTATAATCGATTTATGATCATCAATAACGTCCCTGAAGCGATCGCCAAATGTATTTCGGATTTCTGCAAATGTTAATCCGGATAGTCTTTCATTCAAGAGATTTTGAACTTCATTTATTTGTGATGGTTTAATTTCCGACAAAAGTTCAAGCGTTATTGTTTTAACCAAACCGGATTTGATACTGATAACAACCAATACCTTGATTGAGGATAAACTTACCAATTGGATTTTTTCAAGAACTCCTGTATCAAGCCGTGGATATGTAACACAGGCAATCTGGTTTGTAATCTTGCTCAATATATTCGAGGTCAGATTTAAGATTTCGTCAGTGTCTTTTTGTGAAATCTCCAATTCTCTATTGATCAGTTCTACCTCTGCAGTGTCTGGCATTCTTATGTCCATCAGGGTGTCAACATAAAACCTGTAACCTTTATCAGTCGGAATTCTTCCTGCAGATGTATGAGGATGATTTATATATCCGGATTCTTCAAGATCAGACATAATATTCCTTACCGTAGCAGGGGAGAAGCCCAGATCATATTTTTTAACAATATTTCGCGAGCCAACGGGTGCTGCAGTCAATATAAACTGGTGCACAATTGATCGTAAAATACTTTTTTCCCTATCGTTCAATTCATTCATCATTGTTCGGTATAATCAATAAAATTCGGTGCAAATATATCAAATATTCCTGAAAATTTAACCGTACATATTAACACAGAACTGCATTCAGTTGATTCAGGAAAATTAGATGAGATTTATTAAGATGAGTTTCGTTTACATTAAAATAAAAAAGGCGGTCAAACAGACCGCCTTAAATCACATAATAAAGAGTTGAATTACTTCAACAGAACCATTTTCCTTGTTTCTCTGAATGATTTTTGATTACCGTTTCCGGAAGCTTCAATTGAGTAGAAATAAACACCTGAAGCAAGATTCTTACCATTGGTATTGAATTCTACATTATAAGTACCGGCAGCTTTTGAACCTTTGAACAACTCACTGATAACTTCACCGTTAATATTGTAAACGGTTATTTTAACTTTGCTGTCGAATGGAACGCTGTAATTAATCCTTGTTGAAGGATTGAATGGGTTTGGATAATTCTGTTCAAGTACATACTCAGTTGGAGTATTGAAGTTAAGGTCATCAATATCAACTGTTCCGCCAAGTTTACCTATAGATAAGTAGAGGAGTGAAACAGTGAATTGTGGGTTGTGGATACCAAAACTTCTGTCTTCTTCAACACATAGATAATTAAACAAAGCGGCTGCTTCATCTAAAGTCCAGGTCGAATCTATTGGGTCAGGAGTTGTGGAACCATAAGGTGGAAGCAACATAGCTACTTGTTCTAACAATCCGTGAATTTCATGTTGTAAACCTTCAGCAACACCATTTCTGTCAAGATCTGCGTTTCCGTTGATGTAGAATTTCTTTTCACCAAATTCTTCACCGAAACTTCCGTGACAGGGTTCGCAAGCTGAAACGTTATCATGTCCATCAGGTGTAGTCATACTAAATGAGTGTCCGCCGCTTAATGGAACGTTTCCACCAGGTGAATGTTCACCTTCAGCCATATGACAAGATACACACGCATTTTCAACACCACTCATGTGCGGTGAAGTTGGGAGAGTTTCGCCCCAGGTATAAGCATTTGTACCAGCTATAATATCTGCTTGTCCACTATGATGAGGACCAAATCTGGTCAGATTTGATAAAAATCCTTCAACGTAAGGAATTGAATTAACTCTGCTTTTATGGCAATTAGCACATAGAGAACCAGCGCCACCATCAAACTCAAACCCATTGTTCAATGTTGCAGTAACTTTTCTTAACTGACTTGGGTTTGTTGCATCATGTGGATCATGACAGGTTGCACATGTAATAGGAATATTAACCTGAACACTCTGTGGTTTTCCTTTTACATAATCAACAAATCCCTGACCATTATGGCAAGGTGTACATGAATATCTGCTTGAACCAGAATATAAGTGTGTTCCTGCTGCGTGTACTGAAACATCCCACTGTATTGGTGCAATGTGATGATTTCCATCTTCGTGGCAATATGAACAAACTGCTGATGCAATTGTAACATCTATCTTTGCATCATCCATCTGGCTGTAGTGATTTCCGCCTGGTCCGTGGCAGCTTTCACACTGAACGTTTGCTCTCTTCATTGCTTCAGGATACTGAGCAATAAGCATTTCATAATTTCCTGTCTGAAGTGTACTTGGGAATACAAACGGGAAATCATCAAAGCCATCATTAACTGCGTTAGCATCATATCCTGTTGCATGACATTTTAAGCAGGAAGCACCAAAATGGCTGCTTGATATACCATCAACACCTTTTTGTGTTGAAATAGCATGCTGAGTTCCAACCCATTTGTCATACACATAATCGAAGTTAAGATTGTTGTGACAGGTTTTGCAGGAAGCGAGTCCGCCTTCAACTCCAAGATAGAGAGCTGAGTTTAAAACAATAGTATCACCCTTTGTTCCCGAGAAGAATGTCACTTTATAAGTTCCTAACAGATCAACAATAAAAGATACAATCTGGTTTGATGTATCAATGTCCTTAACAACAAATGCTGCAGTTGAGCCGGCAGGTTTTTCAAGAAATGACCAAACCGGTGTTTGAAAAGCTGCAGTAGATTTTGCTTTTAAGTAAACCTTTGTTTCTTTTCCAACATTTACAAGACCATTGTAAGCACGATCATAGTAATGCTCAATCGAATCCACGGTGACATCGTAAGGAGAGACTCCGTACGTTGATACAGTTACAGTTTGAGCAAATGCAAAACTGCTGATCATCGTCATCATGATTATACTTAGTACTACTTTTTTCATAGGTATTATCCCTAAAAAAAATGATAAATAAATTAGTTTCGGTTTTATTTTTCAAAAAGCGTTCCGCATTCTGAACAAGTTGAGATACGCTTTTTTAAGTTAAATCGGCTCAAATATTGGGATTTATAAATATAGTTTCTTTGCTGTGAGAATAAACATTTTTAATGTTCCCAGAAGTGAGAGACTTTATTTTAGCCAATTGTTGAAAAAATGAACGATAAAAAACTGGTAAATCTTAATTAATTGTAC
It includes:
- a CDS encoding T9SS type A sorting domain-containing protein, giving the protein MKKVVLSIIMMTMISSFAFAQTVTVSTYGVSPYDVTVDSIEHYYDRAYNGLVNVGKETKVYLKAKSTAAFQTPVWSFLEKPAGSTAAFVVKDIDTSNQIVSFIVDLLGTYKVTFFSGTKGDTIVLNSALYLGVEGGLASCKTCHNNLNFDYVYDKWVGTQHAISTQKGVDGISSSHFGASCLKCHATGYDANAVNDGFDDFPFVFPSTLQTGNYEMLIAQYPEAMKRANVQCESCHGPGGNHYSQMDDAKIDVTIASAVCSYCHEDGNHHIAPIQWDVSVHAAGTHLYSGSSRYSCTPCHNGQGFVDYVKGKPQSVQVNIPITCATCHDPHDATNPSQLRKVTATLNNGFEFDGGAGSLCANCHKSRVNSIPYVEGFLSNLTRFGPHHSGQADIIAGTNAYTWGETLPTSPHMSGVENACVSCHMAEGEHSPGGNVPLSGGHSFSMTTPDGHDNVSACEPCHGSFGEEFGEKKFYINGNADLDRNGVAEGLQHEIHGLLEQVAMLLPPYGSTTPDPIDSTWTLDEAAALFNYLCVEEDRSFGIHNPQFTVSLLYLSIGKLGGTVDIDDLNFNTPTEYVLEQNYPNPFNPSTRINYSVPFDSKVKITVYNINGEVISELFKGSKAAGTYNVEFNTNGKNLASGVYFYSIEASGNGNQKSFRETRKMVLLK